The following proteins are co-located in the Paludibaculum fermentans genome:
- a CDS encoding TonB-dependent receptor domain-containing protein, whose product MLRIHHLSSAVLFLFSFNLWGQTQKGTVSGTVFDAQTSRPIVGVKIYVNGQTGDGLATGTDGTYRVELSPGKYSLKFTSEQYLDVTLTEVNIKGGDAVDGSTLMTSKGMTTTVEVSESVSAVTATAEAMLSERKLAAQVSDSISNEEMKKSTASDAARALEKVTGVSVVEGGYVYVRGLGERYSATMLNNAMVPTTEAERRVVPLDLFPAAMIDNIRILKTYTPDLPGEFSGGLVQMTTVEFPAQKTFQVSMTMGFNDRTTFQRFASYPGGSLDQFGFDDGSRAIPSAIPTSRRVSIGSDSRQQLADYAKAFSNNWQPVYSDSVRPSQSYSVVGGGTFGRFGVVGALTFTNKPQFQQEQQTYYRRLGLGGTIAPYSDYPDFRQYDQLARLGGVLNAAFRITNNHKLLFRNTLTRDSDKEAREFSGTDNNQGGVISSERLRWVERRLFSTGVEGDHAMPKLRDLLLKWQLTFSQSGRDEPDLREVLRAQQPDGRFAFLNSGGSGQRFFDQFTDKIYEPQAEVSQPFFKGKLSGIWKVGFRATLRNRDFDARRFRFQLQNPQQVNVYADSNELFGTANLRPGAFELREESRGTDRYTADMKIYGGYGMVDFGIGPRWRFVTGVRVEDADISVVTRDPFQPGTPYIANLVNRDPLPSFNAIYALTARQNLRFTYSQTVSRPDFRELSPFEFTNVQGGFNVAGNPNLKRAKINNFDARWEWFQGGNQLLAASFFVKDFTDPIESTVQPTTDLRSSFLNAKGAVNRGVELEMRKGLGSLHSRLRDLNLQANFTFVDSQVSIRPEDQGILTSLSRPLAGQSRYIYNVITEWTKPKLRSQARFYVNSVSRRLSDVGAIGLPDIYQERNVFLDFVYQYALVESGRASIRFNAENLGDNRYRWTQAGLPTRQYQTGRTYTVGLTYSIF is encoded by the coding sequence ATGCTTCGGATTCACCACCTCTCATCTGCGGTCCTCTTCCTCTTCAGCTTTAACCTGTGGGGCCAGACCCAAAAGGGCACTGTCTCGGGGACAGTCTTCGATGCCCAAACCTCCCGCCCCATCGTCGGGGTCAAAATCTATGTCAACGGGCAGACCGGAGACGGCCTGGCGACGGGCACGGACGGCACCTACCGTGTGGAGCTGTCACCCGGCAAATACTCGCTGAAGTTCACCAGCGAGCAGTACCTGGACGTCACGCTGACCGAAGTGAATATCAAGGGCGGCGATGCGGTGGACGGCTCCACCCTGATGACGTCCAAGGGTATGACCACCACGGTGGAGGTATCCGAGAGCGTCAGCGCCGTGACGGCTACGGCGGAAGCGATGCTTTCCGAACGCAAGCTGGCGGCACAAGTGAGCGACTCCATCTCGAACGAGGAGATGAAGAAGTCCACCGCCTCCGATGCCGCCCGCGCGCTGGAGAAGGTCACCGGCGTCTCGGTCGTGGAAGGCGGCTACGTCTATGTTCGCGGCCTGGGCGAGCGCTACTCCGCCACCATGTTGAACAACGCCATGGTGCCCACCACGGAGGCCGAGCGCCGCGTGGTGCCGCTGGATCTCTTCCCGGCGGCCATGATCGACAACATCCGGATTCTGAAGACCTACACGCCCGACCTGCCTGGCGAGTTTTCGGGCGGCCTGGTGCAGATGACGACCGTCGAGTTCCCCGCGCAGAAGACCTTCCAGGTGAGCATGACGATGGGCTTCAACGACCGCACGACGTTCCAGCGCTTCGCCAGTTATCCGGGCGGCTCGCTGGATCAGTTCGGGTTTGACGACGGTTCCCGCGCCATCCCCTCCGCGATTCCCACCAGCCGCCGAGTTTCCATCGGGAGCGACAGCCGCCAGCAACTGGCCGACTACGCGAAGGCGTTCTCGAACAACTGGCAGCCGGTCTATTCCGATTCCGTGCGGCCCTCGCAGTCCTACAGTGTGGTGGGTGGAGGAACCTTTGGCCGGTTCGGAGTGGTGGGCGCGCTCACGTTCACCAACAAGCCGCAGTTCCAGCAGGAGCAGCAGACTTACTATCGCCGCCTGGGCCTCGGCGGCACTATCGCCCCTTATAGCGATTACCCGGACTTCCGCCAGTACGACCAGTTGGCTCGCCTGGGCGGAGTCCTGAATGCGGCCTTTCGCATCACGAACAACCATAAGCTGCTGTTTCGCAACACGCTCACCCGCGACAGCGACAAGGAAGCGCGCGAATTCTCGGGCACCGACAACAACCAGGGGGGCGTCATCTCCTCTGAGCGCCTGCGCTGGGTGGAACGGCGGCTCTTCTCGACGGGCGTCGAAGGGGACCACGCGATGCCCAAGCTGCGCGACCTGCTGCTGAAGTGGCAGTTGACCTTCTCCCAGTCGGGCCGCGACGAACCGGATCTGCGCGAAGTGCTGCGCGCCCAGCAGCCCGATGGCCGCTTCGCCTTTCTGAACTCGGGCGGCTCGGGCCAGCGCTTCTTCGACCAGTTCACCGATAAGATCTACGAGCCCCAGGCCGAAGTGAGCCAGCCTTTCTTCAAAGGCAAGCTGAGCGGGATCTGGAAGGTCGGGTTCCGCGCCACTCTGCGCAACCGCGACTTCGACGCCCGGCGTTTCCGCTTCCAACTGCAGAACCCCCAACAGGTGAATGTCTACGCGGATTCGAACGAGCTGTTTGGGACGGCCAACCTGCGGCCTGGGGCCTTTGAGCTGCGTGAGGAGTCGCGCGGCACCGATCGCTACACCGCCGACATGAAGATCTACGGCGGCTACGGCATGGTGGATTTTGGAATTGGCCCGCGCTGGCGCTTCGTCACCGGGGTGCGTGTGGAAGATGCTGATATCAGCGTCGTCACCAGGGATCCGTTCCAGCCCGGCACGCCCTACATCGCGAACCTGGTCAATCGCGATCCGCTGCCCTCGTTCAATGCGATCTATGCCCTGACGGCCCGGCAGAACCTGCGCTTCACCTACAGTCAAACCGTGTCGCGGCCTGACTTCCGCGAGCTCTCGCCCTTCGAGTTCACCAATGTCCAGGGCGGCTTCAACGTCGCCGGGAATCCGAACCTGAAGCGGGCCAAGATCAATAATTTCGACGCCCGCTGGGAATGGTTCCAGGGTGGCAATCAACTCCTCGCGGCCAGTTTCTTTGTGAAGGACTTCACGGATCCGATTGAGAGCACCGTCCAACCGACCACCGACTTGCGCTCGTCGTTCCTGAATGCGAAAGGCGCCGTGAATCGAGGGGTCGAACTGGAGATGCGCAAGGGGCTGGGCTCGCTCCACTCGCGGCTGCGGGATCTCAACCTGCAGGCCAATTTTACCTTTGTGGATTCCCAGGTGAGCATCCGGCCTGAAGACCAGGGCATCCTCACCTCGCTCAGCCGTCCGCTGGCCGGGCAATCCCGCTACATCTACAACGTCATCACCGAGTGGACGAAGCCCAAGCTGCGTTCGCAGGCGCGCTTCTATGTGAACAGCGTCTCGCGACGCCTGTCCGATGTGGGCGCCATCGGCCTGCCGGATATCTACCAGGAACGCAACGTCTTTCTCGATTTCGTGTATCAGTACGCGCTGGTGGAGAGCGGCCGGGCCTCCATCCGCTTTAATGCAGAGAACCTGGGGGACAACAGGTACCGCTGGACACAGGCGGGCCTTCCCACCCGGCAGTATCAGACCGGCCGGACGTACACCGTCGGCCTGACCTACTCCATTTTCTAG